The Amphiprion ocellaris isolate individual 3 ecotype Okinawa chromosome 12, ASM2253959v1, whole genome shotgun sequence region TaaactttttacaaactttgatttaaaatactacattcattttaaagacacttAAATACACCATTGACACAagctttcagatttttctgcactAGCACTAGAAGGTGATTACCATCTCCAGGTCAGAGTTTTCTGGGGTGAATCCAGTTGGTAGACTGATATCAAGAACCACCATCCTGACGTCTCCGGGTCCTAGAGCCCTGCtgtgaatgagaaaaagaacagcacTGACAAAGGGCACGATGACTATACGACTAtaatcagctgctgtcacattgttcatccatccatccattatctgtacaccgcttaatcctcactagggtcgcggggggggctggagcctatcccagctgactcgggcgaaggcaggggacaccctggacaggtcgccagtctgtcgcagggctacatatatagacaaacaagcactcacacattcacacctacgggcaatttagagtaatcaatcaacctcagcatatttttggactgtgggaggaagccggagtacccggagagaacccacgcatgcacagggagaacatgcaaactccatgcagaaagatcccgggaaagccgggacgcgaaccagggatcttctcgctgcaaggcgaaagtgctaaccactacgccactgtgcagcccccacaTTGTTCGTGTAAAGGCATAATGTACAATCAGTCATTGATCAGATTAAAGTCTTTGagcatgtgagcagcagcattttaaaatgagtctgaaagaaaaaccagagGAATCAGTCTTTACTGAGGCACACCAAGAATCCATGAAGAactacctgcagcagcagactaaCAGATGTACCTGCATCTGCAGACCAACAGATGttcttccacagagctctgacatcGTTTGTACTTCAAATactatatttattgtattatgaaCTCTTATCATGCgctatttttattgcaaataacaccaatttgcactttattgtaaatattaacagttttttaagctcacctctgtaaataccagcattttaggCAGATTTGGGATGTCTGTTGCATGCTCATTTGCACAGTGGCCCTCTATCTTCTATGGAACACGTGAGCTCATGCATACCTTGAATCTCCCTAAGGGAATGAATAAAGTACCTATCAGATAATGTACAGAGTGTCAGTCCACAGAGGAACTGGCACAAGATATTTTGAACTACCCAAAGCTGTGAAACTGTGCCCTGCAATTTGTAATAAGGTTGTCGATATTGCTGCCGATCTAACATTTTGCACAGTCGTGTACacgtataacaacaacaactacttgatcttgtctgacttttctacATCTGCTGGAGGCTTTTCTGGTCCGGGACAGTAGCAAAGCATTAATTAATGTACAGCTGTATATATTATATGGTGGGCTAGAGCGTATGTAATAGTGTATTTGATGTAATTATGCTCCAATGTGTTATTTTGATCTTAACAATAATGTATTCATTTGatcttaacaaaaataatacaaacaaaaagtccctgaagatGAGCACACACAGTCCTTGCACTGTGATGTATGCAAAACGTATGTATTTTAAGAGATTGTACGCGAGTGTTTTATAAATTCAATTTACTAAATTTACTCAGGTCAGCAgtcaaaatgctttgtttttttttgttaacaagtgcatttgctttaatttgtcacccgtctGAAGGACGTCgtgtaaaatatgtgatataGTGTGAGAATTTGATCTACCGCTGGATCCTTCAAAAGTGACGTTGAGATCAAAGTGCTTGCAGGCATTTTCTCTTCCACCTCATGCAGCTGATTGTAATAGGTCACAACCCGTGGTTGTCTTTCCCTGTGGCTGGAAAGAAAACCACGTGTAAGaggcacagaggagaaaacaacaaacaaacataagaggaaaagcagacagtagCGTATAAGTATTGTACTCATAAACAAAGCCCTTAGCGGCAAGGGTCTTTGTGATATtctgaaatacatttagaatGGATTGTTGCGGTTTCAGCACGCCATGAAAGTGAGACTCGAATGAGGTCAGTCTTGGTTAGTAACCCCAGACTCCATTCATGTCATTCTACAACATTCTACAAGTCCATTCTTATGTATCGTGATAATACCTCTAGTATTCCTTGTCCATTTCCTCGAGCCTCTACTTCCAAATCAAGATTAGCGGGCAACTGcgaacagagaagaagattgTTTGTGAAATGCATGTGGAAAAACCACATGAACTGATGCCCTCCAAAGTCACCGTTCAGTGTTCTAAAACTCAACTGTAAGCTGTAACTCATCTGAATGGACATTCTTTGACTGTCTCTCACCCTGGAGGTACGAGCAGGCAGTAGGCTGTCTTCGGGTTAAAATGGTAGCGGATTTCCTTGTGTCCTGTTATCCTGACGTCTACATCCAGACTGGTGGTCATCAGGAGGGGGTTTGTGGTAATCAGGTACTCTGACCAGGTGCTTGACGCAGAGACCACCACCCACCATGGTGGGCTATGAGAGGGAAAAAACAGACAGTAGCGAgttttcatttcacacattttaaaacatcttcttTCCCGAATGACTTAATTGCCTTTGAATTTAATGGCGACTAGTCCAAGCCTGATTGAGAGTTCTGAGACCACCGTCTCGGGCACAGGGCTTCGATATtagatatatttaaatatatttaatattgcGTACAATAACATTGGTAAAGTAAATTATGGTGGACATAAATTACGCCCTCTGTCTTTCAGCTGACAGAATTTCAATGCTGGTACCTGAGTGGAGCCGAAgcctccttctcttctctctggCTGTTCAGCCATTTGAAGGGTGCAGCAGCTTCCTCCATTCGTCCCCCACTTGACCAGAGCCAGCAGGGCATAGCCGGTCGCCTCCAGCATGAACAAGTGGTTTTCCCTGTCAAGGCCAGTGGGCTGAAACCTAGAGGAGTGAGAAAAGAATTATAGGAACTTGCTGTGTGCGTTAGTTGGGGTTATTATCCGTTATTATCTGTTTTGAGACCTTGAAACGTCACTATCCTTAGGTCTTGACCTTGCAAACCCCTTTATATCCAGGAACTTTCTCATGTGGAGCAACTGTGTTAACCTcgaacaaaacaccaaaagaaacaaaatgacctttgaATCAATATTGctggcttcatcagtctgttaaactGTGACTCTCTCCCGAATATGCTGAACCCCaactaaaaatacacagtgtGACTTACATTAGATCCTGATCCAACCAGTTTCCATGTCAGGATAATTTATGATTAAAAGTATAATTAATGAAGTGGCTGCTGTTGTGCCTCATGCGTTAATGTGCGCAGCTTTCTCGATTTGGAGAAACTCCTTATGTTGCAGAAAATTTAACaaattcagaggaaagactcccacaaacagctggaagcaaccaactaaacttcagctcgtgttaatattttgtcaaaacccagattacatttattattggcAAGTGCCATTAACCTCAGTTTCAGGTTAATGACACTGCAACCCTAACACTGTAGAGCAAAATGAACTAGAACATCTTTTTGACACCTTGGAAGGAAACTGTGTCTTTAGTGCTCTCTGTAATATTTTTGGAGCATTATTGGCCCCGAATAGTGGAAAAGTCTTCCCTACATAGCTTCACACAAAGTATGCATCATGTGCGTGCTCTTTTGTTAATGCCTTTTGACTTGTGTCACGTTGGAAGTGATGACATGGAACTGCTAAAGGGCCATTGGTACTCCCGACTAAGCCACtgtgacttttacagaaaagtgagcAGGATGCTAGTTCAGACAGAGTGCACATCTGAAAGAGACAGCATCAGTAATTGTCACTAACCTGCCTGATCCAAACCCTGAACCTTGTGCAGCGGCAAATGCATtatgaaataatttatcaaattCCTCTGTTAATTCTTGTGCACCAGACTTCAACAATAGTGAGATCTGACATTTGAATTCAATAAACTAATTGCaccagggaaaaaaaatgcagtttaaaaaccactgaataaaAAATTGAAGCAACTTGAAGGGATAGTTTCACATGTTggggaaaaataacacaagattCCATTTCTGCCAAGACTCagatgaaaagatgaatttcattttaaggaCTTTGGAGGAAGGATTTAGTTCTctccagaaaataaaatgtgaaaactcaAAGTTCTAGCAGATGAGAGTTGTATGtgccttttttttggacaaatgaaACAAGGCATACCTGGAGCTGCACCTCTGAGTAAAAGTTCATGAAGAGTGGTGGGCAAGCCGTCCAAAGCCAGGGCATAAGAGGCGATGGCCACCGTGTATGGTCTCCTCCCAGGCTTCGTCAGAGCTCTCTTCAAGTAGGCTGATGTTGAACGGATGGCTTCCTACAGCAGACGGGCAGATGATAGCTTTGATACAATCACTTCtcattataaaaataataatgcacagAAGACTAAAGACAACTGCTATACTAACAATAATGCTGACTTCCATAATTACCTCCACATTTACACCTGGACTGCTGCAGTGGATCCCTGCCTGCTTGAGCGCATTGTGGACAAATGTGGGACCGATGTGGACAAAGGCGGTCAGAGTTGTCTCTGGGTCGTCACCACAGAGACCACCCTGGAGACACGGATAGCAAAAAGAGGCTTTGAATAAACTCTGGAAAGCTTTTAGACATCACGTCAAGTTGGTTCTAAGTTGTGAATCCcatgatttttatatatttactccTCAGCCTACTTTTTGCATGTCAGCCTCAGCttgtaatgttttatgtttCTCATGATGCCTTTTAAAGTGAACTCCAAACACCTGTTCTGTATCGACTCTAGTCAGTCAGCAGAGTAATTATAGAGAAATTATAGATTACACTTGTTGCTGCATTGAATTAAAGTAAACTTtgcttaaagtttttttttttttaaaaagatgacaaaaaatatattttccaatTATTTTACCTGATAATACCTGATTTCCTTATTCAacctttaaatgaaaatgtgcattttaaagaaGAATTGAGTTTTTACGCCTGTGTCTGGCTGGAGCCTGTCCCAGCTGAAAATGGAGGAGAGGTGGTGCTCACCCTGCACAGGTTGCCCATCATTCATatagtagacaaacaacaattCATGTTCACATTCACGTTGCATTCAGACTATTAAGAGAGGTCCGTTACCATGACCTGCATGTCTTTGCAGTGTGGGAGAGAGCTGCAGCATCTGGTTAAACACCgagacaacatgcaaactccacattaACATCAACAGACACTGATTTAAAGACAGGCCTCTTTACTCAAAAGATATATGACCAGTGTGATCTTGTTATTGTTTATAGGGTTATTGCTTGTATAGTTTTTAATCTTAagcatcatttgttttttttaaaaaaaaaaagggggggggttAGCTTAAGATTAAGTGACTATCAAGTCATCAAGCAACAAAAAGGCCTCAGATGtcacagctgtttctgtttttactatttAACATAACGTTTATGGCCCTTGAATACAAAAGGTACAGAGGATTGGATAACAATGAATTCCAATAATTTACATGGGAAAAGAAGCAGGGACTAGAGCTAAACATGGTGTATTTATAGTGCGTGTAAGTGTCTTACAGTCATGGTCGTGCTGTAAACGGGGTTGTCTTCTACGTAGATTTTCTCTCTATGCCGGAATTTATTCTTCACCAGGTAGAGCAGAGGGTCACACACTTGTTGCTCGTTGATGCCGATGATGGCAAAACGGCCATCATCAGCCACACCTTCACCACGTACGCTGTGATCCTGACATTGAGGTAGCCTCAGATTAGCCAACATTTAGTCACTCACCTATGATCTAACGTACACTGTTTATCAGACAAAGTGGTTTAAATTAGTTTTCTCCAGTAGTTCATTTTATGCATGGAcgtatttactctttttttttttttttttatccagtgTACCTTAAAATCCACATTATTGGATAAACCCAACTCTTGGGTTCTGAAAAAAGCAAATTCAGTGTCaccaatgaaactgaaatactcTTAGCTTGTGAGTTGAGAGAGTTGATTAGAAAaggaaaatgtaatatttaggtAGTACCATGTGCTTGCTCCTGTGCCC contains the following coding sequences:
- the LOC129350270 gene encoding complement C3 alpha chain-like gives rise to the protein MSMQQTSQICLKCWYLQSRALGPGDVRMVVLDISLPTGFTPENSDLEMLSNSVHRYISNFQIVDNLSDRGSLIIHLFKVTSLYL
- the LOC111586684 gene encoding ophiophagus venom factor-like isoform X2 — encoded protein: MDGWMDGWMDGINGYLDGGMEGWTDAWMDGRTDGWMDGGTDGRTGYENQLAYRRSGGSCVSVRRIRGTGASTWLPQCQDHSVRGEGVADDGRFAIIGINEQQVCDPLLYLVKNKFRHREKIYVEDNPVYSTTMTGGLCGDDPETTLTAFVHIGPTFVHNALKQAGIHCSSPGVNVEEAIRSTSAYLKRALTKPGRRPYTVAIASYALALDGLPTTLHELLLRGAAPGMPCFICPKKRHIQLSSARTLSFHILFSGEN
- the LOC111586684 gene encoding complement C3-like isoform X1, which codes for MPGGCVEQNLASITLPLISTLYLDRSNGWESVGVQRKAEAIQYIRRGYENQLAYRRSGGSCVSVRRIRGTGASTWLPQCQDHSVRGEGVADDGRFAIIGINEQQVCDPLLYLVKNKFRHREKIYVEDNPVYSTTMTGGLCGDDPETTLTAFVHIGPTFVHNALKQAGIHCSSPGVNVEEAIRSTSAYLKRALTKPGRRPYTVAIASYALALDGLPTTLHELLLRGAAPGMPCFICPKKRHIQLSSARTLSFHILFSGEN